The following proteins come from a genomic window of Flavobacterium eburneipallidum:
- a CDS encoding heme-binding domain-containing protein translates to MKIIIQRIAIISLIFFLLMQLYQPDRNIAFEQDITVNFTKIYTVPKNIENILRTSCYDCHSNNTKYPWYSNIQPARFFMERHIKEGKKNLNFNEFGNYSKRKQENKLDRIAKQIKSSEMPLSSYTLIHKNAILTPTQKVEIINWINTLKNEE, encoded by the coding sequence ATGAAAATTATCATCCAAAGAATAGCGATCATTAGTTTGATTTTTTTTTTGTTAATGCAGTTATATCAGCCTGATCGAAACATTGCTTTTGAGCAGGATATAACTGTTAATTTTACAAAAATCTATACTGTTCCTAAAAATATAGAAAACATATTGCGTACTTCTTGTTATGACTGTCATAGTAATAACACCAAGTATCCTTGGTATTCTAATATTCAACCCGCACGTTTTTTTATGGAAAGACATATCAAGGAAGGCAAAAAAAACTTAAACTTTAACGAGTTTGGCAATTATTCTAAACGAAAACAAGAAAACAAATTAGACAGAATTGCAAAACAAATAAAATCTAGCGAAATGCCTTTAAGTTCTTATACATTAATTCATAAAAATGCAATACTCACACCTACTCAAAAAGTAGAAATAATCAATTGGATAAATACACTAAAAAATGAAGAATAA
- a CDS encoding multicopper oxidase family protein produces MKNNFGITIIILFIGLSATAQKIVRYDLYVRDTIVTFGNKPKHAIAVNGQIPMPTLTFTEGDIAEIYVHNELKESTSLHWHGLFLPNKEDGVPNLTQMPIEPNTTHKYTFPIIQNGTHWYHSHSGLQEQIGMYGNFVMLKKPTDPTFRKGIDDLPTVPIVLSEWTDIKPENIHRMLHNANDYPAIKKGTTQSYTEAIKQGYFGVKVKNEWKRMNAMDVSDVFYDKILMNGKPSTDVKSIDGKPLKAEDKVRLRISNGGASSYFWLTYAGGKITVVANDGNDVEPVEVDRLIIGVSETYDVVVTIPADKTAYEFLATTEDRLYSASYFIGDGIKQLIEPLPKLKYFEGMKMMNGMMKMNGDLDDMGMQMSLNQMDMNVVMYPEITGEQKKKADMKMKDMKMTEADYNSNALSDITTLNYAMLKSPTKTTLPKDAPVKELKFELTGNMNRYVWSLDNKVVSETDKILIKKGENVRITIYNNSMMRHPMHLHGHDFRLLNGQEDYAPLKNIVDIMPMETDTLEFNANVEGDWFFHCHILYHMMSGMGRVFSYENQEPNPEIPNPKLAQRKLFADDRAFHFMAENDFATNGNDGEAMYQSTRWSIGTEWRLGYNDMHGYETETHIGRYIGKMQWLMPFIGFDWRYRKMGKDEQEHNIFNQTNTKDNRSVFSAGINYTLPMLIMAQAEIFTDGNIRLQFERKDIPVSKRLRMSIMWNTDKEYMAGLRYIVKRNFGITTHYDSDMGIGFGMNLNY; encoded by the coding sequence ATGAAGAATAATTTTGGAATAACAATCATAATTCTTTTTATTGGATTATCTGCAACTGCCCAAAAAATCGTTCGCTACGATTTATATGTACGAGATACAATTGTCACTTTTGGAAACAAACCAAAACACGCCATTGCAGTAAACGGACAAATCCCTATGCCTACTTTAACATTTACCGAAGGAGACATTGCCGAAATCTATGTACATAATGAGTTAAAAGAAAGTACCTCTTTGCATTGGCACGGTCTATTTTTGCCCAATAAAGAAGATGGTGTTCCTAATTTAACACAAATGCCAATTGAACCCAACACTACTCACAAATACACTTTTCCAATTATACAAAACGGTACACATTGGTACCATAGTCATTCGGGATTACAAGAACAAATAGGTATGTACGGAAATTTTGTAATGCTCAAAAAACCAACCGATCCAACTTTTAGAAAAGGAATTGACGATTTGCCAACTGTTCCAATCGTTTTAAGTGAATGGACAGATATAAAACCTGAAAATATTCATAGAATGTTGCATAACGCAAACGATTATCCAGCAATAAAAAAAGGAACAACCCAAAGTTACACAGAAGCTATAAAGCAAGGGTATTTTGGTGTAAAAGTAAAAAACGAGTGGAAGCGGATGAATGCAATGGATGTAAGCGATGTATTTTACGATAAAATCCTTATGAATGGTAAACCAAGTACAGATGTTAAAAGTATTGATGGCAAACCTTTAAAAGCAGAAGATAAAGTTCGTTTGAGAATTTCCAACGGTGGAGCTTCTTCCTATTTTTGGCTTACTTATGCAGGTGGTAAAATTACTGTTGTTGCCAACGATGGTAACGATGTCGAACCAGTAGAAGTCGATAGATTAATTATTGGAGTTTCTGAAACTTACGATGTTGTTGTTACTATTCCTGCCGATAAAACGGCTTATGAATTTTTGGCTACCACCGAAGATAGATTATATTCAGCCTCCTATTTTATTGGCGATGGTATCAAGCAACTTATTGAACCTCTTCCTAAACTTAAATATTTTGAAGGGATGAAAATGATGAACGGAATGATGAAAATGAACGGCGACCTTGACGATATGGGAATGCAAATGAGTCTCAATCAAATGGATATGAACGTTGTAATGTACCCGGAAATAACAGGCGAACAAAAAAAGAAAGCGGATATGAAAATGAAGGATATGAAAATGACCGAAGCCGATTATAACAGTAATGCACTTTCGGATATTACAACCTTAAATTATGCAATGCTAAAATCGCCAACAAAAACTACACTCCCAAAAGATGCACCAGTAAAAGAGTTAAAATTTGAACTCACAGGAAATATGAACCGCTATGTTTGGAGTTTAGATAACAAAGTAGTTTCCGAAACCGATAAAATTTTAATCAAAAAAGGCGAAAATGTCCGCATTACAATTTATAATAATTCGATGATGCGACACCCTATGCATTTACACGGGCACGATTTTAGATTATTAAATGGTCAAGAAGATTATGCACCACTAAAAAACATTGTGGACATTATGCCAATGGAAACCGACACCTTGGAATTTAATGCTAACGTTGAAGGTGATTGGTTTTTTCATTGTCATATTTTGTATCATATGATGAGCGGAATGGGTAGAGTTTTCAGCTATGAAAACCAAGAACCAAATCCCGAGATCCCAAACCCAAAATTAGCACAGCGTAAATTGTTTGCCGATGATAGAGCATTTCATTTTATGGCAGAAAATGATTTTGCAACCAACGGAAACGATGGAGAAGCAATGTACCAAAGTACTCGTTGGAGCATTGGAACAGAATGGAGATTAGGTTACAATGATATGCACGGTTACGAAACCGAAACACACATTGGGAGATACATTGGTAAAATGCAATGGCTAATGCCTTTTATTGGTTTTGATTGGCGTTACAGAAAAATGGGTAAAGATGAGCAAGAACATAATATTTTCAATCAAACCAATACCAAGGACAATCGTTCCGTTTTTAGTGCTGGTATCAATTATACCTTACCAATGCTTATTATGGCACAAGCAGAAATTTTTACTGACGGAAATATTCGTTTACAATTCGAACGAAAAGATATTCCTGTATCTAAACGATTACGAATGAGTATAATGTGGAATACAGACAAAGAATATATGGCAGGATTACGTTACATCGTAAAAAGAAACTTTGGCATAACAACTCATTATGACAGTGATATGGGAATTGGTTTTGGAATGAATTTGAATTACTAA
- a CDS encoding DUF6943 family protein has protein sequence MTNFIIKTHQKNTSYTKPHLFILNKGMNSGKPQKEPFTNSFVVIFQNEEDCESIYFVAYSLWKTKFWHPHLVGSVIPFLRLPNFLKEFNLKASLMMQEHEEHQKNIATLKLLEKKEKQFHENINLINDLRRVILYRYSKR, from the coding sequence ATGACAAATTTTATCATTAAAACCCACCAAAAAAATACCAGTTATACAAAACCCCATTTATTCATATTGAACAAAGGAATGAACAGCGGTAAGCCACAAAAAGAGCCTTTTACAAACAGTTTTGTGGTCATTTTTCAAAATGAAGAAGATTGCGAAAGTATCTATTTTGTGGCTTACAGCTTATGGAAAACCAAGTTTTGGCATCCACATTTAGTAGGCTCGGTTATTCCATTTTTACGTCTTCCTAATTTTTTAAAAGAATTCAATCTAAAAGCCAGTTTGATGATGCAGGAGCACGAAGAACATCAAAAAAATATCGCAACTCTCAAGCTTTTGGAGAAAAAAGAAAAACAATTTCACGAAAACATCAATCTAATCAACGATTTAAGAAGAGTAATTCTATATCGCTATTCTAAAAGATAA
- a CDS encoding DUF5675 family protein: MVLTITRTYFPDGTNSKLECEGKFICNTIELSWKNNETKVSCIPEGKYFIKKRYSNKFQWHLEVLGVKKRSLILFHPANNALQELNGCIAPVTKLSGPGLGLMSRKAFVKLKELVYKALDKGESVELIVKSDSQTGMTKK, from the coding sequence ATGGTTCTTACTATAACTAGAACTTATTTCCCTGATGGAACAAACAGTAAACTCGAATGTGAGGGTAAATTCATTTGTAATACCATTGAATTGTCTTGGAAGAATAACGAAACGAAAGTTTCCTGCATTCCGGAAGGGAAATATTTTATAAAAAAACGATATAGCAACAAATTTCAATGGCATTTGGAGGTTTTGGGTGTAAAAAAGAGAAGTTTGATTTTGTTTCATCCAGCCAATAATGCTTTGCAAGAATTGAATGGCTGTATTGCTCCTGTAACGAAACTTTCAGGTCCTGGTTTAGGTCTGATGTCTCGAAAAGCTTTTGTCAAATTAAAAGAATTGGTTTATAAAGCTTTAGATAAGGGCGAAAGTGTTGAATTGATTGTTAAATCAGATTCCCAAACGGGAATGACAAAAAAATAA
- a CDS encoding phage integrase SAM-like domain and Arm DNA-binding domain-containing protein, producing the protein MNTTVSILFYIKRSKANNEGVCPIYARVTIQAKLFEFSANKYVNPEKWSSEGTKVKGTNEEARTINSHLNYLKNQVLEAEKRLFKKDIKITSETLKNELFGTTETKRMLIPIFQDHNNKIKELVGKEYAPGTLERYKTSLSHTIEFLQWKYKVSDIEITKIDHAFITDYEFWLRSVRNCANNTAVKYIKNFSKIIKLCLANDWLDKNPFANYNIES; encoded by the coding sequence ATGAACACTACTGTATCCATTCTCTTTTACATAAAGAGATCAAAAGCCAACAATGAGGGCGTCTGCCCTATTTATGCAAGAGTAACAATACAAGCCAAACTATTTGAGTTTAGTGCTAACAAGTATGTAAATCCAGAGAAATGGTCGTCAGAAGGCACAAAAGTTAAAGGTACAAATGAAGAAGCTAGAACAATAAATAGCCATCTGAATTATTTGAAAAATCAAGTTTTGGAAGCCGAAAAAAGATTATTTAAAAAAGACATCAAAATTACATCTGAAACTTTGAAGAATGAATTGTTTGGAACTACCGAAACTAAACGAATGTTAATTCCCATCTTCCAAGACCACAACAACAAAATCAAAGAATTGGTGGGCAAAGAATATGCACCAGGAACATTAGAACGGTATAAAACATCTTTGAGCCATACAATCGAGTTCTTGCAATGGAAATATAAAGTTTCGGATATTGAGATAACCAAAATAGATCACGCTTTTATTACTGATTATGAATTCTGGTTAAGAAGCGTTAGGAACTGTGCCAATAACACAGCTGTAAAATACATCAAGAACTTTAGTAAAATAATCAAGCTTTGTCTGGCCAATGATTGGCTAGACAAAAATCCATTTGCAAATTACAACATCGAAAGTTAA
- a CDS encoding site-specific integrase — protein MQITTSKVKEVERVYLSEEEIQNIIEKDFKTERLSLVRDIFLFSCFTGLAYIDVKNLTKSHISIGIDGEKWIFTHRKKTETASKIPILPVTQMIIDKYEHHPKSNNEDRLLPILTNQKMNAYLKEIAGVCEIEKELTFHIARHTFATTVTLTNGVPIESVSKMLGHKNLRTTQHYAKVLDKKVSEDMQILRNKFTATVNKFNKAN, from the coding sequence TTGCAAATTACAACATCGAAAGTTAAAGAAGTCGAACGAGTTTATTTATCTGAAGAAGAAATTCAAAATATCATTGAAAAAGATTTCAAAACGGAAAGATTGTCATTAGTGCGTGATATATTCCTTTTTAGCTGTTTTACTGGCTTGGCATACATAGATGTCAAAAACTTAACAAAGTCGCATATAAGCATCGGAATTGATGGAGAGAAATGGATATTTACTCACAGAAAAAAAACAGAAACTGCTTCTAAAATCCCAATCCTTCCTGTAACACAAATGATTATTGATAAATATGAGCACCACCCGAAAAGTAATAACGAGGATAGACTACTTCCAATTTTGACAAACCAAAAAATGAATGCCTATCTCAAAGAGATAGCAGGCGTTTGTGAGATAGAAAAAGAACTAACCTTTCATATTGCTCGACACACTTTTGCAACGACTGTAACCCTTACAAATGGCGTTCCGATAGAAAGCGTTAGTAAAATGCTCGGTCATAAAAATTTGAGAACAACACAACACTACGCAAAAGTTTTGGATAAAAAAGTAAGTGAGGATATGCAGATTTTGAGGAACAAGTTTACAGCAACGGTTAATAAATTTAATAAAGCCAATTGA
- a CDS encoding winged helix-turn-helix transcriptional regulator: MEANQNEESECTLIIRAAHDAMDVLNGKWKIPIIAVLCFSKKRYSDLLKEIKGISGKMLSKELKDMELNQLLKRTVLETQPITVEYELTEHGIKLKDSIKQLAVWGTAYRKEIIKE, translated from the coding sequence ATGGAAGCAAATCAAAATGAAGAATCAGAGTGTACTTTAATCATTAGAGCCGCACACGATGCAATGGATGTACTGAATGGTAAATGGAAGATTCCAATTATTGCAGTACTTTGTTTCAGTAAAAAAAGATATTCCGATCTTTTAAAAGAAATTAAAGGAATATCAGGAAAAATGTTGAGCAAAGAACTAAAGGATATGGAATTGAATCAGCTTTTAAAAAGAACTGTTTTAGAAACGCAGCCAATAACCGTAGAATATGAACTTACCGAACACGGAATAAAATTAAAGGACTCAATTAAACAACTAGCTGTTTGGGGAACAGCATATAGAAAAGAAATTATTAAAGAATAA
- a CDS encoding MBL fold metallo-hydrolase, whose translation MKQIISTVFLATLILFNMESQAQSFKTIETKDLKLQVYNASENSFGVASVIVSGKTDAILIDAQFTFVDAEKVAAEIKASGKKLTTIYVSHADPDYYFGLEIFKKYFPDVVAYASPASVEAIKATAQKKLDVWGERLGKAITSNVVLPQVLKGNSIELEGQQLEIIGLEEFPNKTFVWIPSIKAVVGGINVFGTTFHLWMADAQTTEARKNWISVLDKITALKPEIVIPAHANSNSPFDITSVNHTKSYIQFYEEALKTNKTSEALISALKAKYPILTFETALQIGAKVNTGEMKW comes from the coding sequence ATGAAACAAATTATCTCAACAGTATTTTTAGCAACCTTAATTTTATTTAATATGGAATCACAAGCACAAAGTTTCAAAACAATTGAAACCAAAGATTTGAAACTTCAAGTTTACAACGCATCCGAAAATAGTTTTGGTGTAGCCTCGGTAATTGTATCAGGAAAAACGGATGCGATTTTAATTGATGCACAATTTACTTTCGTGGATGCTGAAAAAGTAGCCGCAGAAATCAAAGCAAGTGGAAAAAAATTAACCACTATTTATGTTTCTCACGCAGATCCTGATTACTATTTTGGATTGGAAATATTCAAAAAATATTTCCCTGATGTAGTGGCTTATGCTTCACCAGCTTCGGTAGAAGCTATCAAGGCTACAGCTCAAAAAAAATTAGACGTTTGGGGCGAACGATTAGGTAAAGCTATTACGTCAAATGTTGTTTTGCCTCAGGTTTTAAAAGGAAACAGCATTGAATTAGAAGGTCAGCAATTAGAAATCATTGGTTTGGAAGAATTCCCAAATAAAACTTTTGTGTGGATTCCTTCTATCAAAGCTGTTGTAGGCGGAATCAATGTTTTTGGAACCACTTTTCATCTTTGGATGGCAGATGCACAAACTACAGAGGCCCGTAAAAATTGGATTTCAGTTTTAGATAAAATCACGGCTTTGAAACCTGAAATTGTTATTCCTGCTCACGCCAATTCAAATTCGCCATTTGATATCACTTCCGTAAATCATACCAAAAGTTATATTCAATTCTACGAAGAAGCATTGAAAACAAATAAAACTTCAGAGGCTTTAATTTCAGCTTTGAAAGCAAAATATCCAATACTTACTTTTGAAACTGCACTGCAAATTGGTGCCAAAGTAAATACAGGAGAAATGAAATGGTAA
- a CDS encoding nuclear transport factor 2 family protein, whose amino-acid sequence MTNLDIIKSTYEGKTSEENGKNLAQYSAENISWTEAKGFPYAGTYIGLEEITKNVFSRLGSEWIDYKFTPEDYVASDDKVVAFGTYSGTYKITGKLFTARVAHVWKLKDSKIINFEQFVDSQPVNDAMK is encoded by the coding sequence ATGACAAATCTTGATATCATAAAAAGCACTTACGAAGGAAAAACTTCGGAAGAAAACGGTAAAAATCTAGCTCAATATTCGGCTGAAAATATTTCCTGGACTGAAGCAAAAGGTTTTCCATACGCAGGAACTTATATAGGATTAGAAGAAATAACCAAAAATGTTTTTAGCCGATTGGGAAGTGAATGGATTGATTATAAATTCACTCCTGAAGATTACGTGGCTAGTGATGATAAAGTGGTTGCTTTTGGAACCTATTCTGGAACTTATAAAATTACAGGCAAATTATTCACAGCCAGAGTAGCTCACGTTTGGAAATTAAAAGACAGCAAAATAATCAATTTTGAACAGTTTGTAGATAGTCAGCCAGTTAATGATGCTATGAAATAA
- a CDS encoding Crp/Fnr family transcriptional regulator produces the protein MHQNLISYINRYTTLPLTSDEEALIVATFKPKKFRKKQYFLQEGDVCKYAGFIVKGAMRQYSVDDKGVEHIVQLYIENYWANDRESSTMLTPSIYNIDAWEDTDILLITRADMLDLMAKIPSMTEMIRLMDERNAIANQRRLNSTISNTAEKRYEEFSKNHSQFIQRFPQHLIASFLGITKETLSRIRKQAIK, from the coding sequence ATGCACCAAAATCTTATATCCTACATAAATCGATATACTACTTTACCACTTACTAGCGATGAAGAAGCTTTGATTGTAGCTACTTTTAAACCCAAAAAGTTCAGAAAAAAACAATATTTTTTGCAGGAAGGCGATGTTTGCAAATACGCTGGTTTTATTGTAAAAGGAGCTATGCGCCAATACAGCGTAGATGATAAAGGAGTAGAACATATTGTACAATTGTACATAGAAAACTATTGGGCAAATGACCGAGAAAGCTCTACAATGCTTACTCCTTCTATTTATAACATTGATGCTTGGGAAGATACCGATATACTACTTATAACCAGAGCCGATATGCTGGATTTAATGGCAAAAATTCCTTCAATGACAGAAATGATACGGTTAATGGATGAACGAAATGCCATTGCCAACCAACGAAGATTGAATTCTACTATTAGTAATACAGCAGAAAAACGCTATGAAGAATTTTCAAAAAATCACTCCCAGTTTATACAGCGATTTCCACAACATCTTATTGCCTCTTTTTTGGGTATAACAAAAGAAACCTTGAGCAGAATTAGAAAACAAGCCATAAAATAA
- a CDS encoding zinc-dependent alcohol dehydrogenase family protein translates to MSDLSKMSKTVVFHEAGTAEVLKVEQVEVAFPAAQEVRIQVKSIGINRADAMYRQGMYIENPIFPAQLGYEAAGIIEAVGAEVSHLAVGDVVNVVPGFSLHNYASYGEYINMPAYAIHKYPSNLSFDEAASVWTSYLTMYGMVVHSGQLKAGQFVVINAASSSAGLAAIQMTNYVGGIAIALTTSSKKKEALLKAGAAHVIVTSEEDIAASVLKITNNVGAHIILDPVVGAKFSNLLSSVAENGKVFVYGALSHEPASFPAFDVLMKTPTIRGYSAIEVMGNMEVLIQAVTFIDKGLAEEKLKPVIDKVFSIDDIVASHNYLESNQQFGKIVVNI, encoded by the coding sequence ATGAGTGATTTATCAAAAATGTCAAAAACGGTGGTTTTCCACGAAGCTGGAACGGCAGAAGTATTAAAAGTAGAACAAGTTGAAGTTGCTTTCCCAGCAGCACAAGAAGTAAGAATTCAAGTTAAATCAATTGGAATTAACAGAGCTGATGCTATGTACCGACAAGGAATGTATATCGAAAATCCTATTTTTCCAGCTCAATTAGGTTATGAAGCCGCTGGAATTATCGAAGCAGTTGGTGCTGAAGTTTCGCATTTGGCAGTGGGCGATGTCGTAAATGTTGTTCCGGGGTTTTCTTTACACAACTATGCTTCTTATGGCGAATATATTAATATGCCAGCCTATGCAATACACAAATATCCATCTAATTTGTCTTTTGATGAAGCAGCATCTGTTTGGACAAGTTACTTAACAATGTATGGTATGGTGGTGCATTCAGGTCAATTAAAAGCGGGACAATTCGTGGTAATTAATGCCGCTTCAAGCAGTGCAGGATTGGCTGCTATTCAAATGACAAACTACGTTGGAGGAATTGCAATTGCTTTAACTACTTCGTCAAAGAAAAAAGAAGCATTATTAAAAGCGGGTGCGGCTCACGTTATTGTAACATCCGAAGAAGATATAGCTGCTTCAGTTTTAAAAATCACCAATAATGTTGGAGCTCATATCATTTTAGATCCTGTTGTGGGTGCTAAATTCAGTAATCTTTTAAGCTCGGTTGCCGAAAACGGAAAAGTATTTGTTTACGGTGCATTAAGTCATGAACCTGCCAGTTTCCCAGCATTTGATGTTTTGATGAAAACACCAACTATTAGAGGTTATTCAGCGATTGAAGTAATGGGAAATATGGAAGTTTTAATACAAGCTGTCACTTTTATTGATAAAGGATTAGCAGAAGAAAAATTGAAACCAGTTATTGATAAAGTTTTTAGTATTGATGACATCGTTGCTTCTCATAATTATTTAGAATCCAACCAGCAATTTGGAAAAATTGTAGTGAATATATAA
- a CDS encoding NAD(P)-dependent oxidoreductase, which translates to MKVIVFGATGLVGKQIVKESLKLGNEVTVYIRQTGFSIDGVKVISGELDDEAKIAAIIKDYDAIACAVANRDLEDPTQVLTPFVKLVTKHISQEQRLIVVAGSGLTLLNFNTLRRDLPGQPAFLKNPRADHWDAYTYLAAIDVNYLVVCPTMIVKGDSDGNYIFEEKYFPQSESKEIFAGNVGHYIAKELNEQNFKQTRIGLVNKG; encoded by the coding sequence ATGAAAGTAATTGTATTTGGAGCTACAGGATTAGTTGGGAAACAGATTGTAAAAGAGAGTTTAAAACTTGGAAATGAAGTAACAGTTTATATCCGACAAACTGGATTTTCAATTGACGGAGTAAAAGTTATTTCCGGAGAATTGGATGATGAAGCTAAAATTGCAGCAATCATTAAAGATTATGATGCAATAGCTTGTGCAGTAGCCAATAGAGATCTTGAAGATCCTACACAAGTTCTAACACCATTTGTAAAATTAGTTACTAAACACATTTCGCAAGAACAAAGATTGATTGTAGTAGCAGGTTCTGGTTTAACACTTTTAAATTTCAATACTTTAAGAAGAGATTTGCCAGGACAACCAGCATTTTTGAAAAATCCACGAGCTGATCATTGGGATGCTTATACTTATCTTGCAGCTATAGATGTCAATTATTTAGTTGTGTGTCCAACAATGATTGTTAAGGGGGACTCTGATGGTAATTATATTTTTGAAGAAAAATATTTTCCACAAAGCGAAAGCAAAGAAATATTCGCAGGTAATGTAGGGCATTATATTGCGAAAGAGCTTAATGAGCAAAATTTTAAACAAACAAGAATTGGTCTTGTAAACAAAGGATAA
- a CDS encoding winged helix-turn-helix transcriptional regulator: MAKRKENSTNSLNNNVLTKCPMSFTIEMIGGRWKTIILYQLRNEPLRFGQLKKILIFTTEKMLAQQLKQLELDGLVVRDAKEIVPPHVEYYLSEKGKTLLPVLEAMAEWGEIHNQLSKEC, from the coding sequence ATGGCAAAGAGAAAAGAGAATTCAACCAATAGCTTAAACAATAACGTCCTTACTAAATGTCCTATGTCCTTTACCATTGAAATGATTGGTGGGCGATGGAAAACGATCATTCTATATCAACTTCGAAATGAGCCATTGCGATTTGGACAGTTGAAAAAAATATTGATATTCACTACAGAGAAAATGCTGGCGCAACAACTGAAACAGTTAGAACTTGATGGTTTGGTTGTGAGAGATGCAAAAGAAATTGTTCCCCCACACGTAGAATATTATTTGTCTGAAAAAGGTAAAACATTACTACCTGTCCTAGAGGCTATGGCAGAGTGGGGTGAAATTCATAATCAATTATCAAAAGAATGTTAG
- a CDS encoding NAD(P)-dependent oxidoreductase produces MKVLLIGGTGNIGQRILKEALDKGYEVTAVQRKPEALELKHPNLTVIKGDLLNQTELPSLIAGKDVVVSAISLYAGLSPEQFKKAHQNLIDALKKQSQTRIIAVGGGTNNEVAPGVRMLDVADIMSNIPEEYKPSIFVHGEVQKLYEASGLENWTYFNPAAMIQAGESTGKFRLGTTNLVADENGRSTISFEDYAVALVDEIKNQHYVGKPFTIGY; encoded by the coding sequence ATGAAAGTATTATTAATTGGAGGAACGGGCAACATTGGGCAGAGAATTTTAAAAGAAGCTTTGGATAAAGGGTATGAAGTAACGGCAGTGCAACGTAAACCAGAAGCATTAGAATTGAAACACCCAAATTTAACAGTAATCAAAGGCGACTTACTAAACCAAACAGAATTACCGTCTTTAATAGCTGGTAAGGATGTTGTAGTATCTGCAATATCACTTTATGCAGGACTTTCTCCAGAACAGTTTAAAAAAGCGCATCAAAATCTTATTGATGCTTTAAAAAAACAATCACAAACAAGAATTATTGCAGTTGGTGGAGGTACCAATAATGAGGTTGCACCAGGCGTAAGAATGTTGGATGTCGCTGACATTATGAGTAATATTCCTGAAGAATATAAGCCTTCGATTTTCGTACACGGTGAAGTTCAAAAATTATATGAAGCTTCAGGACTGGAAAATTGGACTTATTTTAACCCAGCAGCAATGATACAAGCAGGCGAAAGCACTGGTAAATTTAGATTAGGAACTACTAATCTAGTTGCAGACGAAAACGGAAGAAGCACTATTTCATTCGAAGATTATGCGGTGGCATTAGTTGATGAAATCAAAAATCAACATTACGTTGGTAAGCCATTTACTATTGGTTATTAA
- a CDS encoding nuclear transport factor 2 family protein yields the protein MKNLKTITLALLVAFGTTVSAQTKKAKNTKKVPATELLRNSLNTFLSKDMKAWSELCDKDVVCEFPFAPEGMQAKFEGRVAIYEYLKNYPTYIDVKSLPTLKIYPTDDENVAIAEWSASGVVIGNGNPYEMKYATFVTFRNGLIINYREYWNPQAFQKAMTGGSFDKK from the coding sequence ATGAAAAATTTAAAAACAATCACATTAGCCCTATTAGTAGCATTCGGAACAACCGTATCAGCACAAACAAAAAAAGCAAAAAACACAAAAAAAGTTCCAGCTACAGAATTGCTTCGAAACAGCTTAAACACCTTTCTTTCTAAAGATATGAAAGCTTGGTCAGAACTTTGTGATAAAGACGTAGTATGTGAATTTCCTTTTGCTCCTGAAGGTATGCAAGCAAAATTTGAAGGGCGTGTTGCCATTTATGAATACCTAAAAAATTACCCAACTTACATTGATGTAAAATCGCTTCCAACCTTGAAAATCTATCCTACTGATGACGAAAATGTTGCCATAGCAGAATGGAGTGCGTCTGGTGTGGTAATTGGTAATGGCAATCCGTATGAAATGAAGTATGCCACTTTTGTAACTTTCCGTAACGGACTCATTATAAACTACCGTGAATATTGGAATCCACAAGCTTTCCAAAAAGCAATGACTGGTGGTAGTTTTGATAAGAAATAA